From the genome of Carettochelys insculpta isolate YL-2023 chromosome 12, ASM3395843v1, whole genome shotgun sequence, one region includes:
- the TLNRD1 gene encoding talin rod domain-containing protein 1: MASGGSGKSTSEVSSSAVPSSSSLQRKKLVSICDHCKIKMQLVADLLLLSSETRPVNTESLAVGESFEKCRDTIIARTKGLSILTHDVQSQLNMGRFGEVGDSLVEMGDLVVSLTECSAHAAYLAAVETPGAQPALPGLVDRYKVTRCRHEVEQGCGILKNTPLVDMSPQLLLEVSQNMSKNLKFLTDACVLASEKSKDRFAKEQFKLSVKCMSTSASALLACVKEVKTSPSELTRNRCILFSGPLVQSVCALVGFATEPQFLGKAATISPEGKAVQTAILGGAMSVVSACVLLTQCLRDIAQHPESSTKMTDYRERLRNSACAVSDGCNLLSQALRERASPRTLPPVNSNSVN; the protein is encoded by the coding sequence ATGGCTAGCGGCGGCTCTGGCAAGTCCACTAGCGAGGTGTCCAGCAGCGCCGTCCCCAGCAGCAGCTCGCTGCAGAGGAAGAAACTCGTCTCCATCTGCGACCACTGCAAGATCAAGATGCAACTGGTGGCggatctgctgctgctgtccagcgAGACCAGGCCCGTGAACACCGAGAGCCTGGCGGTCGGGGAGTCCTTCGAGAAGTGCAGGGACACGATCATTGCCAGGACCAAGGGGCTCTCCATCCTGACCCACGACGTCCAGAGCCAGCTCAACATGGGGCGCTTTGGCGAAGTGGGGGACAGCCTGGTGGAGATGGGGGACCTGGTGGTCTCCCTCACTGAGTGCTCTGCCCATGCCGCCTACCTGGCTGCAGTGGAGACCCCAGGGGCTCAACCTGCCCTGCCCGGCTTGGTGGATCGCTACAAGGTGACCAGGTGCAGGCATGAagtggagcagggctgtgggatcTTAAAGAACACCCCTCTGGTGGACATGAGCCCTCAGCTCCTGCTGGAGGTTTCCCAGAACATGTCCAAGAACTTGAAATTCCTGACAGATGCGTGTGTCCTGGCCAGTGAGAAATCCAAGGATAGGTTTGCCAAGGAGCAGTTCAAACTCAGCGTCAAATGCATGAGCACCAGCGCCTCTGCCCTGCTGGCATGTGTGAAGGAGGTCAAGACTTCACCCAGTGAGCTGACCAGGAACCGGTGCATCTTGTTCAGCGGACCCTTGGTGCAATCTGTCTGTGCTCTGGTGGGCTTTGCCACTGAGCCCCAGTTTTTGGGTAAAGCTGCCACCATTAGTCCAGAGGGCAAAGCTGTGCAGACTGCCATTCTAGGAGGGGCCATGAGCGTGGTCTCTGCTTGTGTGCTCCTAACCCAATGCCTCAGGGATATAGCCCAACATCCAGAAAGTAGCACCAAAATGACAGATTACAGGGAAAGGTTGAGGAACTCGGCTTGCGCCGTCTCCGACGGTTGCAACCTCCTATCTCAGGCACTAAGAGAGAGAGCTTCACCCAGGACTTTACCGCCAGTGAATTCAAATTCTGTGAATTAA